From the genome of Ignavibacteria bacterium:
GAGCCCGGCAAAGTGGCACTTTTGAAGGAGGACGTGCTCCTTGTGCCGCCTGAAGTGCCGCAGGACTGTGAGTTTGTTAACAGTTGAGAAGTAAAAGATTAAATTTTAACAGTTTTTGCTTTATATTCTTTTTCAACTTGAGTACTTTTAAACATCAAATATTTTAAGCGGGAGATAAAAAAAATGAGACTCATTATTCAGCCGGATTTTGAAAAGGTATCGCAATGGGCTGCTAGTTATGTGGCAAAAACCATCAATGAATTTAAGCCTACAGAAGACAGGCCTTTTGTGCTTGGGCTTCCTACAGGCTCTTCACCGCTCGGTATGTACAGGGAGTTAATCTCGCTTTGCAAAAAAGGGGTAGTATCTTTCAAAAATGTAGTAACTTTCAACATGGATGAATACGTCGGTATACCCGAAGACCATCCCGAAAGCTATCACTCATTTATGTGGAATAATTTTTTCAGGCATGTTGATGTAAAAAAAGAGAACGTGAATATTCTGAACGGAAATGCTGAGGATCTTGAGCAGGAATGTGAAAATTACGAAAAGAAAATTAAGTCATACGGCGGTATCAACCTTTTTGTAGGCGGTATAGGACCCGACGGGCACATTGCATTTAACGAACCGGGATCATCTTTGGGATCGCTCACACGCATAAAGACACTTACAATGGACACAATCATTGCCAATTCAAGATTCTTTGACAATGACATCAATAAAGTTCCGAAGACGGCTCTGACAGTCGGTGTAAAAACCGTCCTCGATGCTCACGAAGTCATGATACTCATAAGCGGCCACAACAAGGCCCGTGCACTTGCAAAGGTTGTTGAAGAAGGCGTAAACCACATGTGGACCGTAAGCGCTCTTCAGCTTCACCCGAAAGGCATGATAGTCTGCGACGACGC
Proteins encoded in this window:
- a CDS encoding glucosamine-6-phosphate deaminase is translated as MRLIIQPDFEKVSQWAASYVAKTINEFKPTEDRPFVLGLPTGSSPLGMYRELISLCKKGVVSFKNVVTFNMDEYVGIPEDHPESYHSFMWNNFFRHVDVKKENVNILNGNAEDLEQECENYEKKIKSYGGINLFVGGIGPDGHIAFNEPGSSLGSLTRIKTLTMDTIIANSRFFDNDINKVPKTALTVGVKTVLDAHEVMILISGHNKARALAKVVEEGVNHMWTVSALQLHPKGMIVCDDASTAELKVGTVNYFKDIEAQHLNPDSLLD